In one window of Ptiloglossa arizonensis isolate GNS036 chromosome 5, iyPtiAriz1_principal, whole genome shotgun sequence DNA:
- the P120ctn gene encoding adherens junction protein p120 isoform X6 has product MSNNQLVDSCLRVLQEKGPDMPQYTGQSDADYHGSNGQADTHSLHSSHLSVQEDPLLIRTHKQQTTQQVTSVSKVVREVTHMEPDPGAVSYMSVPLMSQDYQHADPRYTADSYMVGFEHYEPYLGYPPQPGYPGPHGIYMPRSHSPHSPHSPSEHSRASPPHEYLRKAAPYVESGYNDIDPGLNPALQDHYRITPSPGGPGDQYDQISNSWNMDDSGEPSQHPHDESKVPYGYVSPSPYVPVGYGPGVGVGPVAVPTDVPGYDEGHPVPLSSGVPPGLYEDEVHLQRLQSRHPVVPGMASPLDDDQKSMRWRDPNLSEVIGFLSNPNNIIKANAAAYLQHLCYMDDPNKQKTRSLGGIPPLVQLLDHDNPDVYRNACGALRNLSYGRQNDENKRAIKNAGGVPALINLLRRTSDADVKELVTGVLWNLSSCEDLKKSIIDDGVTMVVNNIIIPHSGWDPSSSSGETCWSTVFRNASGVLRNVSSAGEYARKKLRECEGLVDALLYVVRSAIEKSNIGNKIVENCVCILRNLSYRCQEVEDPNYDKHPIQSTVQNRVAAPAKGENLGCFGGSKKKKDGQPVQKETTARTTSTRTEPVRGMELLWQPEVVQSYLKLLQTCSNPETLEAAAGALQNLAACYWQPSIEIRAAVRKEKGLPILVELLRMEVDRVVCAVATALRNLAIDQRNKELIGKYAMRDLIQKLPSGNNQHDQGTSDDTIAAVLATLNEVIKKNAEFSRSLLDAGGVDRLMNITRQRQKYTPRVLKFAGQVLFTMWQHQELRDVYKKHGWKEQDFVTKTVAARNSGPNSPNNANSTLNRPMASQGSTRYEDRTIQRPNMNSNNVGRPTIYQSTVLHILGIYLLHVLSIDASPSLEHPLRELGSRVGQRQSLLCELIPRKRTQVQTHAFAQCLLVF; this is encoded by the exons ATGTCAAATAATCAGCTGGTTGACTCCTGTCT ACGCGTCCTCCAGGAAAAAGGTCCCGACATGCCGCAATACAC CGGACAGAGTGATGCAGATTACCACGGAAGTAACGGCCAGGCGGACACCCACTCGTTGCATTCGTCTCATTTGtctgttcaggaggatccgttACTCATCCGGACTCATAAGCAGCAAACTACTCAACAA GTGACAAGCGTGTCCAAGGTGGTCCGCGAGGTGACACACATGGAGCCGGACCCGGGTGCAGTGAGTTACATGTCAGTGCCGTTGATGTCCCAAGATTACCAGCACGCGGACCCACGGTACACAGCGGATTCGTACATGGTCGGTTTTGAGCATTACGAGCCGTACCTTGGCTATCCACCGCAGCCGGGTTATCCAGGTCCTCATGGGATCTACATGCCGCGCTCGCACTCACCCCATAGCCCCCATAGTCCTTCGGAGCATAGTCGTGCCTCACCACCGCATG AATACCTGCGTAAAGCGGCGCCGTACGTGGAAAGCGGTTACAACGACATCGATCCAGGACTGAATCCCGCTTTGCAGGATCATTATCGTATCACCCCCAGTCCTGGTGGTCCTGGAGATCAATATG ATCAAATCAGCAACTCTTGGAATATGGATGACTCCGGCGAACCCTCACAGCATCCTCATG ATGAGAGTAAAGTGCCCTACGGTTACGTGTCTCCGTCCCCCTATGTACCTGTTGGGTACGGCCCTGGTGTAGGGGTAGGTCCAGTGGCAGTTCCTACCGACGTACCTGGCTACGATGAGGGTCATCCGGTACCACTGTCCTCAGGAGTTCCGCCAGGGCTGTACGAGGATGAGGTTCATCTTCAACGGTTGCAGTCCCGGCACCCGGTCGTGCCTGGTATGGCCAGCCCGTTGGACGACGATCAGAAGTCCATGAGATGGCGGGACCCAAACCTGTCTGAGGTGATTGGCTTCCTAAGCAATCCGAACAACATCATCAAGGCGAACGCGGCTGCGTATTTGCAGCACCTCTGTTACATGGACGATCCCAATAAACAGAAGACACGGAGCCTGGGTGGTATACCGCCTTTGGTGCAGCTGCTGGATCACGATAACCCCGACGTGTACAGGAACGCTTGCGGCGCGTTGAGAAACTTGTCCTACGGTAGACAGAACGACGAGAACAAGAGGGCCATCAAAAACGCCGGTGGGGTACCGGCACTGATCAATTTGTTGCGCAGGACGTCCGACGCGGATGTGAAGGAACTGGTCACCGGTGTGCTGTGGAATCTATCTTCCTGCGAG GATCTGAAAAAGTCCATCATTGACGACGGTGTAACGATGGTAGTGAACAACATAATCATACCACACAGTGGCTGGGACCCAAGCTCCTCCAGCGGGGAGACCTGCTGGTCGACCGTTTTCAGAAACGCGTCAGGTGTCCTGAGAAACGTTTCCAGCGCCGGGGAGTACGCGAGGAAAAAGTTGCGCGAGTGCGAGGGACTCGTCGACGCGTTACTGTACGTGGTACGGTCGGCCATCGAGAAGTCCAACATCGGCAACAAGATCGTGGAGAATTGCGTCTGCATCCTGAGAAATCTGAGCTACCGGTGTCAGGAGGTCGAGGATCCGAATTACGACAAGCACCCTATCCAATCGACGGTGCAGAACAGGGTGGCTGCACCGGCCAAAG GTGAGAATTTGGGTTGCTTCGGTGGCAGCAAGAAGAAGAAAGACGGCCAACCGGTGCAGAAGGAAACCACAGCTCGTACAACGAGTACCAGAACGGAACCTGTGAGAGGCATGGAGCTGCTCTGGCAACCAGAGGTGGTCCAATCTTACTTGAAGCTGCTGCAGACGTGCTCGAATCCAGAAACGCTGGAGGCAGCTGCCGGGGCACTTCAGAACCTGGCAGCTTGCTACTGGCAGCCTAGCATTGAGATTCGTGCAGCCGTGAGGAAGGAGAAGGGACTCCCAATTCTGGTGGAACTGCTGCGAATGGAG GTGGATCGTGTGGTTTGTGCAGTGGCCACAGCGCTCAGGAATCTGGCGATAGATCAACGCAACAAAGAGCTGATAGGCAAGTACGCGATGCGCGATCTCATTCAGAAGTTACCTTCTGGAAACAACCAGCACGATCAGGGGACGAGCGACGACACGATCGCCGCTGTTCTGGCCACTCTGAACGAAGTCATCAAGAAGAATGCAGAATTCTCGCGGTCGTTGTTGGACGCAGGCGGTGTCGACAGACTAATGAACATAACCAGGCAACGCCAGAAGTACACGCCTCGTGTTCTTAAATTCGCAG GACAAGTCTTATTCACAATGTGGCAACACCAAGAACTGAGAGACGTCTACAAGAAGCACGGATGGAAGGAGCAGGATTTCGTGACGAAAACGGTGGCAGCACGGAACTCAGGGCCTAATTCACCCAACAATGCAAATAG CACTTTGAACCGGCCGATGGCGAGTCAAGGAAGCACCAGATACGAGGACCGAACGATTCAGAGACCGAATATGAATTCTAATAACGTTGGTCGACCCACTATATATCAGTCT ACAGTTCTCCACATTCTGGGAATTTATTTGCTTCACGTTTTATCCATCGATGCGAGTCCTTCGTTGGAGCATCCTTTAAGAGAACTAGGCAGTCGAGTTGGTCAGAGGCAAAGTCTACTTTGCGAATTAATTCCAAGGAAACGAACGCAAGTCCAGACTCATGCTTTCGCACAATGTTTACTCGTATTTTAA
- the P120ctn gene encoding adherens junction protein p120 isoform X3 produces the protein MSNNQLVDSCLRVLQEKGPDMPQYTGQSDADYHGSNGQADTHSLHSSHLSVQEDPLLIRTHKQQTTQQVTSVSKVVREVTHMEPDPGAVSYMSVPLMSQDYQHADPRYTADSYMVGFEHYEPYLGYPPQPGYPGPHGIYMPRSHSPHSPHSPSEHSRASPPHEYLRKAAPYVESGYNDIDPGLNPALQDHYRITPSPGGPGDQYDQISNSWNMDDSGEPSQHPHDESKVPYGYVSPSPYVPVGYGPGVGVGPVAVPTDVPGYDEGHPVPLSSGVPPGLYEDEVHLQRLQSRHPVVPGMASPLDDDQKSMRWRDPNLSEVIGFLSNPNNIIKANAAAYLQHLCYMDDPNKQKTRSLGGIPPLVQLLDHDNPDVYRNACGALRNLSYGRQNDENKRAIKNAGGVPALINLLRRTSDADVKELVTGVLWNLSSCEDLKKSIIDDGVTMVVNNIIIPHSGWDPSSSSGETCWSTVFRNASGVLRNVSSAGEYARKKLRECEGLVDALLYVVRSAIEKSNIGNKIVENCVCILRNLSYRCQEVEDPNYDKHPIQSTVQNRVAAPAKGENLGCFGGSKKKKDGQPVQKETTARTTSTRTEPVRGMELLWQPEVVQSYLKLLQTCSNPETLEAAAGALQNLAACYWQPSIEIRAAVRKEKGLPILVELLRMEVDRVVCAVATALRNLAIDQRNKELIGKYAMRDLIQKLPSGNNQHDQGTSDDTIAAVLATLNEVIKKNAEFSRSLLDAGGVDRLMNITRQRQKYTPRVLKFAGQVLFTMWQHQELRDVYKKHGWKEQDFVTKTVAARNSGPNSPNNANSYDCSTLNRPMASQGSTRYEDRTIQRPNMNSNNVGRPTIYQSTVLHILGIYLLHVLSIDASPSLEHPLRELGSRVGQRQSLLCELIPRKRTQVQTHAFAQCLLVF, from the exons ATGTCAAATAATCAGCTGGTTGACTCCTGTCT ACGCGTCCTCCAGGAAAAAGGTCCCGACATGCCGCAATACAC CGGACAGAGTGATGCAGATTACCACGGAAGTAACGGCCAGGCGGACACCCACTCGTTGCATTCGTCTCATTTGtctgttcaggaggatccgttACTCATCCGGACTCATAAGCAGCAAACTACTCAACAA GTGACAAGCGTGTCCAAGGTGGTCCGCGAGGTGACACACATGGAGCCGGACCCGGGTGCAGTGAGTTACATGTCAGTGCCGTTGATGTCCCAAGATTACCAGCACGCGGACCCACGGTACACAGCGGATTCGTACATGGTCGGTTTTGAGCATTACGAGCCGTACCTTGGCTATCCACCGCAGCCGGGTTATCCAGGTCCTCATGGGATCTACATGCCGCGCTCGCACTCACCCCATAGCCCCCATAGTCCTTCGGAGCATAGTCGTGCCTCACCACCGCATG AATACCTGCGTAAAGCGGCGCCGTACGTGGAAAGCGGTTACAACGACATCGATCCAGGACTGAATCCCGCTTTGCAGGATCATTATCGTATCACCCCCAGTCCTGGTGGTCCTGGAGATCAATATG ATCAAATCAGCAACTCTTGGAATATGGATGACTCCGGCGAACCCTCACAGCATCCTCATG ATGAGAGTAAAGTGCCCTACGGTTACGTGTCTCCGTCCCCCTATGTACCTGTTGGGTACGGCCCTGGTGTAGGGGTAGGTCCAGTGGCAGTTCCTACCGACGTACCTGGCTACGATGAGGGTCATCCGGTACCACTGTCCTCAGGAGTTCCGCCAGGGCTGTACGAGGATGAGGTTCATCTTCAACGGTTGCAGTCCCGGCACCCGGTCGTGCCTGGTATGGCCAGCCCGTTGGACGACGATCAGAAGTCCATGAGATGGCGGGACCCAAACCTGTCTGAGGTGATTGGCTTCCTAAGCAATCCGAACAACATCATCAAGGCGAACGCGGCTGCGTATTTGCAGCACCTCTGTTACATGGACGATCCCAATAAACAGAAGACACGGAGCCTGGGTGGTATACCGCCTTTGGTGCAGCTGCTGGATCACGATAACCCCGACGTGTACAGGAACGCTTGCGGCGCGTTGAGAAACTTGTCCTACGGTAGACAGAACGACGAGAACAAGAGGGCCATCAAAAACGCCGGTGGGGTACCGGCACTGATCAATTTGTTGCGCAGGACGTCCGACGCGGATGTGAAGGAACTGGTCACCGGTGTGCTGTGGAATCTATCTTCCTGCGAG GATCTGAAAAAGTCCATCATTGACGACGGTGTAACGATGGTAGTGAACAACATAATCATACCACACAGTGGCTGGGACCCAAGCTCCTCCAGCGGGGAGACCTGCTGGTCGACCGTTTTCAGAAACGCGTCAGGTGTCCTGAGAAACGTTTCCAGCGCCGGGGAGTACGCGAGGAAAAAGTTGCGCGAGTGCGAGGGACTCGTCGACGCGTTACTGTACGTGGTACGGTCGGCCATCGAGAAGTCCAACATCGGCAACAAGATCGTGGAGAATTGCGTCTGCATCCTGAGAAATCTGAGCTACCGGTGTCAGGAGGTCGAGGATCCGAATTACGACAAGCACCCTATCCAATCGACGGTGCAGAACAGGGTGGCTGCACCGGCCAAAG GTGAGAATTTGGGTTGCTTCGGTGGCAGCAAGAAGAAGAAAGACGGCCAACCGGTGCAGAAGGAAACCACAGCTCGTACAACGAGTACCAGAACGGAACCTGTGAGAGGCATGGAGCTGCTCTGGCAACCAGAGGTGGTCCAATCTTACTTGAAGCTGCTGCAGACGTGCTCGAATCCAGAAACGCTGGAGGCAGCTGCCGGGGCACTTCAGAACCTGGCAGCTTGCTACTGGCAGCCTAGCATTGAGATTCGTGCAGCCGTGAGGAAGGAGAAGGGACTCCCAATTCTGGTGGAACTGCTGCGAATGGAG GTGGATCGTGTGGTTTGTGCAGTGGCCACAGCGCTCAGGAATCTGGCGATAGATCAACGCAACAAAGAGCTGATAGGCAAGTACGCGATGCGCGATCTCATTCAGAAGTTACCTTCTGGAAACAACCAGCACGATCAGGGGACGAGCGACGACACGATCGCCGCTGTTCTGGCCACTCTGAACGAAGTCATCAAGAAGAATGCAGAATTCTCGCGGTCGTTGTTGGACGCAGGCGGTGTCGACAGACTAATGAACATAACCAGGCAACGCCAGAAGTACACGCCTCGTGTTCTTAAATTCGCAG GACAAGTCTTATTCACAATGTGGCAACACCAAGAACTGAGAGACGTCTACAAGAAGCACGGATGGAAGGAGCAGGATTTCGTGACGAAAACGGTGGCAGCACGGAACTCAGGGCCTAATTCACCCAACAATGCAAATAG CTATGATTGTAGCACTTTGAACCGGCCGATGGCGAGTCAAGGAAGCACCAGATACGAGGACCGAACGATTCAGAGACCGAATATGAATTCTAATAACGTTGGTCGACCCACTATATATCAGTCT ACAGTTCTCCACATTCTGGGAATTTATTTGCTTCACGTTTTATCCATCGATGCGAGTCCTTCGTTGGAGCATCCTTTAAGAGAACTAGGCAGTCGAGTTGGTCAGAGGCAAAGTCTACTTTGCGAATTAATTCCAAGGAAACGAACGCAAGTCCAGACTCATGCTTTCGCACAATGTTTACTCGTATTTTAA